Proteins encoded by one window of Cyanobium sp. NS01:
- the rpsI gene encoding 30S ribosomal protein S9 — MSTSNVVYWGTGRRKTAVARVRVVPGSGSVTINGRPGDNYLNYNPVYLAAVKAPLNTLGLATDYDLLVNVRGGGLTGQADAIKQGAARALCELSPDNRKPLKTEGHLSRDPRAKERRKYGLKKARKAPQFSKR, encoded by the coding sequence ATGAGCACCTCCAACGTCGTCTACTGGGGCACCGGTCGCCGCAAGACCGCCGTGGCCCGTGTCCGTGTCGTGCCCGGCAGCGGCAGCGTCACGATCAACGGCCGTCCCGGCGATAACTACCTGAACTACAACCCCGTCTACCTGGCGGCGGTCAAAGCCCCCCTCAACACCCTGGGGCTCGCCACCGACTACGACCTGCTGGTGAACGTGCGCGGCGGTGGCCTCACCGGCCAGGCCGATGCCATCAAGCAGGGCGCTGCCCGGGCCCTGTGCGAGCTGTCCCCTGACAACCGCAAACCGCTCAAGACGGAGGGCCACCTCAGCCGCGACCCCCGGGCCAAGGAACGCCGCAAGTACGGCCTCAAGAAAGCCCGTAAGGCGCCCCAGTTCTCGAAGCGCTGA